Proteins encoded within one genomic window of Mauremys mutica isolate MM-2020 ecotype Southern chromosome 11, ASM2049712v1, whole genome shotgun sequence:
- the LOC123343676 gene encoding galanin receptor type 1-like: protein MNSSFPFPESHLSLLELLKGENVSLPGVWNGSRGLDWEELEKMLFLFAKEPVTISLTILYLVSFVVGFVGNIMSIKVLTRKRSSRMPSLSATRSLLINLAICDLMVVCVCMPITVGNLIYKAWVYGDFLCRAVPFIQAVSVSASVLSLTVISVNRYYSVHNPLNARSFFTQRKILSAILVVWVLSSGICMPLIFMNKRDEIGAVEGLPLVFPICREIWPQEKLKQAYNFLLFCALYCLPVLFNMVICFLTVRRLWSCTSQLKECNSLNRSLPASRLKIRKKVAQMVVALVLLFAISWLPVYMMDIWIDFNIPNSLQDVTPSPWVLQLRPFAQWLGLTNSSLNPICYCFVGNLYRSAKEMKSKYHQRMVSLFNFSLSEGTAPSSVPELLSYRNSMDSARKESSCTLAMGKRCQGDSDPKNNCETLLMSCQPLSLNTTSSEKTSL, encoded by the coding sequence ATGAattcctccttccctttcccagagagCCACCTCAGCCTGCTGGAGCTTTTGAAAGGGGAGAACGTGTCCCTGCCTGGAGTATGGAATGGGAGCCGGGGGCTGGACTGGGAGGAGCTGGAAAAGATGCTCTTCCTGTTTGCAAAGGAGCCTGTCACCATCAGCCTGACCATCCTGTACCTGGTCTCTTTTGTGGTGGGATTTGTTGGGAACATCATGTCCATCAAAGTGCTCACCAGGAAACGTAGCAGCCGGATGCCCAGTCTGAGCGCCACCAGGAGCCTCCTTATCAACCTGGCCATCTGCGACTTGATGGTGGTGTGCGTCTGCATGCCCATCACGGTGGGGAACTTGATATACAAAGCCTGGGTGTATGGGGACTTCCTGTGCAGGGCTGTGCCATTCATCCAGGCCGTGTCTGTCTCAGCCAGTGTGCTCAGCCTCACAGTTATAAGTGTGAACAGGTATTACAGTGTTCACAACCCTCTGAATGCCAGGTCCTTCTTCACCCAGAGGAAGATCCTCAGCGCCATCCTGGTGGTGTGGGTCCTGTCCTCTGGGATCTGCATGCCCCTTATATTCATGAACAAAAGGGATGAGATTGGGGCGGTGGAGGGACTGCCACTGGTGTTCCCAATCTGCAGGGAAATATGGCCTCAAGAGAAGCTCAAGCAAGCCTACAACTTCCTGCTCTTCTGTGCCCTCTACTGCCTGCCCGTGCTATTCAATATGGTCATCTGCTTCCTGACCGTGCGAAGGCTGTGGAGCTGCACCAGCCAGTTGAAGGAGTGCAACTCACTGAACCGATCCCTGCCAGCCTCCAGGCTGAAGATCCGCAAGAAGGTGGCCCAGATGGTGGTGGCCCTGGTCCTGCTGTTTGCCATCTCCTGGCTGCCCGTCTACATGATGGACATCTGGATTGACTTCAACATCCCCAACTCTTTGCAGGATGTGACTCCATCTCCCTGGGTCCTGCAGCTCAGACCTTTTGCTCAGTGGCTAGgcctcaccaactccagcctcaaCCCCATATGCTATTGCTTTGTTGGGAACCTCTACAGGTCAGCCAAAGAAATGAAGAGCAAATACCATCAGAGGATGGTCTCCCTTTTtaacttctctctctctgaagggaCTGCACCTTCTTCTGTGCCTGAGTTGCTCTCTTACAGGAACTCCATGGACTCTGCAAGGAAAGAGTCCAGCTGCACCCTAGCAATGGGAAAGAGGTGTCAGGGGGACTCTGACCCTAAGAACAACTGTGAAACTCTACTAATGTCCTGCCAGCCTCTGTCTCTAAACACCACGTCTAGTGAAAAGACTTCTCTATAA